The Pseudonocardia sp. HH130630-07 DNA window AGATCGACTCACCACCGAGGTCCCGCGTGCCCGATCCTGTCACCTACACCGCCGTGCTCCCGATCGGGGAGCCCACCGCGTCCATGTTGTCGCGACTGTTGGCCGAGGAACGCCTCCGGCGCGGGACCCGGCGCGGGCGCCGCGCGCTGGACTGTGACCGCCACGCGGTGCTGGTGCTGCGCTGGTTCCTCGACGCCACCCGGGTCGCCCAGCTCGCCGCCGACAACCAGCTGAGCCTGTCGAGTACCTACCGCTACCTGCACGAAGGCATCGACGTTCTGGCCGCCGCCGCGCCTGGACTGCCCGGCGCGCTGCTCGCGGCCCGCACCGCCGGGCACACCCACGTTCACCTCGACGGCACCGTGATCCACACTGACCGCTCCCGCACTCCCGGACCGACCCCGGGAGTGGATCTGTGGTGGTCGGGCAAGCACCACGTCCACGGCGGGAACGTTCAGGTCCTCACCGCGCCTGACGGGTGGCCGTTGTGGACATCCCCGGTGCGCCCGGGCCGCGAGCACGACACCACCTGCGCCCGCGGCCACCCCGGCCTGCTCGACGCGATCGAGGACTGGACCGACGACACCCACGTCGTGCTCGCCGACCTCGGCTACGACGGTGAGAACACCCGCCTGACCTGCCCGTTCAAGACCCCCACCGGCGGTGGGCTGTCGGTGGACAAGCGCACCGTCAACACGCTGCACTCCGCCGTCAGGGCTGTGGCCGAACGCGGGAACTCCCTGCTCAAGACCACCTTCAAGGCGCTGCGTCGGGTCAGCTTCTGCCCCTGGCGGATCGGCGCGATCACCGCCGCCGCGCTCGTTCTCCTCCACGTCGAGCACGACCGAACCACATGATCAACCAGCACCTACTGGGAAAGGCTCACTGAGGTGTTCTCAGTAGTGGTGGTCGTTCCGCTGCGACACGCCGAGGGAGTGGAGATGTCTAGGACATGGGGCAGGGCCCCGGTAGAGCAGTTGGTCGACCAAGATCAACGAACTCTCCGAGGCCCCGCATGTCCGATCCTGTCACCTACACCGCTGTCCTCCCGATCGGGGAGCACACCGTGGCCTACCTGGCTCGGCTTCTGGCCGCTCAACGCTGTCGCCGCGGTACCCGCCCCCGGCGGCGGGCGTTGACCCCGTTCGCCCAGGCAGTGCTGGTGATTCGCTGGTTCTGCGACGCCACCCGGGTCCGGCACCTGGCCCGCGACAACGCGATCAGTACCGCGACCACCTATCGCTACCTGCACGAAGGCATCGACGTCCTCGCCAGCGCCGCACCCGGGCTGCACGGTGCCCTGCTCGCCGCCCGCCTCGCCGGACACACCCACGTTCACCTGGACGGCACCCTGATCGCCACCGACCGCTGCCGCGCGCTCGGCCCCACCGCGGGGGTCGACCTGTGGTGGTCGGGTAAACACCACCGCCACGGCGGGAACGTCCAGGTCGTGTCCGCCCCGGATGGATGGCCGCTATGGACATCCCCGGGAAGACCCGGGCGCGAACACGACGTGACCTGTGCCCGAGCCCACCCCGGTCTGCTCGAAGACCTCGATCACTGGATCGATGATGACCACGCCGCGCTGGGCGATCTCGGCTACGAAGGTGAGGCCCACCGACTCACCGTGCCGATCAAACCCATCCCCGCCGGCGGCCGAACAGTCGATCAGCGCACCGTCAACAGCCTGCACTCAGCCACCCGAGCACTCGCCGAACGAGCAAACGCCCTGCTCAAGACCACCTTCGCAACGCTACAGCGAGTCACCCTCTGTCCCTGGCGCACCGGCGCGATCACCGCCGCCGCGCTCGTGTTACTCCACACCGAATACGACCGCACAACATGATCACCACGCTACTGAGAACACCTCACTGAGCCTTTGCCAACCTGGTGTTCGGGCTCGTCAGGGCGGCTACGGCGTGGCGTGCCCTCGGATGGGTGAAGCTCCTGGTAGACGGGCGATTGCTGAGATCGAAACCGTCCGACCAGGAGCTTCAAGGTGCTGTCC harbors:
- a CDS encoding HARBI1 family protein produces the protein MSDPVTYTAVLPIGEHTVAYLARLLAAQRCRRGTRPRRRALTPFAQAVLVIRWFCDATRVRHLARDNAISTATTYRYLHEGIDVLASAAPGLHGALLAARLAGHTHVHLDGTLIATDRCRALGPTAGVDLWWSGKHHRHGGNVQVVSAPDGWPLWTSPGRPGREHDVTCARAHPGLLEDLDHWIDDDHAALGDLGYEGEAHRLTVPIKPIPAGGRTVDQRTVNSLHSATRALAERANALLKTTFATLQRVTLCPWRTGAITAAALVLLHTEYDRTT
- a CDS encoding HARBI1 family protein, yielding MLSRLLAEERLRRGTRRGRRALDCDRHAVLVLRWFLDATRVAQLAADNQLSLSSTYRYLHEGIDVLAAAAPGLPGALLAARTAGHTHVHLDGTVIHTDRSRTPGPTPGVDLWWSGKHHVHGGNVQVLTAPDGWPLWTSPVRPGREHDTTCARGHPGLLDAIEDWTDDTHVVLADLGYDGENTRLTCPFKTPTGGGLSVDKRTVNTLHSAVRAVAERGNSLLKTTFKALRRVSFCPWRIGAITAAALVLLHVEHDRTT